One window of the Pyrus communis chromosome 17, drPyrComm1.1, whole genome shotgun sequence genome contains the following:
- the LOC137722791 gene encoding gamma-secretase subunit APH1-like, whose product MTIAAGIGYALLALGPSLSLFVSVISKKPFLVLTVLSSTLLWLISLIVLSGLWRAFLPLKSSAWWPYGILIFTSVVFQEGLRVLFWKVYKKLEDTLDAFADRVSKPRLYLTDKMQIALAGGLGHGVAHAVFFCLSLLTPAFGPATFFVDRCSKIPFFLLSALIALAFVTIHTFSMVIAFNGYAEGNKVDQIFVPVVHLVAGMVTLVNFASGGCTIGIPLLFFIAILTLLHCGKMVWRRLTENRHRQGNM is encoded by the exons ATGACGATAGCAGCAGGGATCGGCTACGCCTTGCTAGCGCTAGgcccctccctctccctcttcgTCTCTGTCATCTCCAAGAAACCCTTTCTGGTTCTAACCGTCCTTTCAAG TACATTGTTATGGCTTATAAGTCTCATCGTGTTGTCGGGATTGTGGAGGGCATTCCTACCTCTGAAATCATCGGCATGGTGGCCGTATGGCATTCTCATATTCACATCTGTTGTGTTTCAAGAAGGGCTTCGGGTTCTTTTCTGGAAGGTCTACAA GAAGTTGGAAGATACATTGGATGCTTTTGCTGATAGAGTCTCTAAACCACGGCTATATTTAACTGATAAGATGCAAATCGCTCTGG CTGGAGGTCTGGGTCATGGTGTGGCACATGCTGTGTTTTTCTGTCTCAGCCTATTAACACCAGCATTTGGTCCTGCAACCTTCTTCGTTGACAGGTGCTCGAAGATAccattttttcttctctctg CACTCATTGCCCTTGCGTTTGTAACAATTCATACTTTTTCCATGGTCATTGCATTCAATGGATATGCAGAAGGGAACAAGGTGGACCAGATTTTTGTTCCTGTAGTTCATCTTGTAGCAGGCATGGTG ACACTTGTTAATTTTGCATCTGGGGGTTGTACCATCGGTATTCCGCTCCTTTTCTTCATCGCAATCCTGACGTTATTGCATTGTGGGAAGATGGTGTGGAGGAGGTTGACAGAGAACCGACACAGACAGGGTAATATGTAG